A part of Miscanthus floridulus cultivar M001 chromosome 6, ASM1932011v1, whole genome shotgun sequence genomic DNA contains:
- the LOC136458884 gene encoding trihelix transcription factor ENAP2-like — protein MSDDAAAAASPWPSTSPSPSSASSSGASPSPSSPRTKRRRTDRYALGFEFAPRLAPYELPEDPLSDKPKRSGPEWTERSTFALLDAWGDSFVRAGRSIIRADEWLEVARRVCAAADRPAGYFSDSQCRNRVDTLRKKFKKERERARLASRRSGPSPSKWVYYDKMVSILCPSPLPLPLPAPAALPPPPLPLQLLPLAAKRRRDRQPSRRFQWGMKAPERLLGGGGDVVGPRVSGSGAELGEQEPQKNSAVQVDRNGFVALTESIQKFEEVFVRMESSKRQHMVEVEQMRRDLQRDLDAKWREILEKAQAEIARLSNEDEDESDAEEDGDVGDGKRLEDGGDEQNNGAVDASP, from the coding sequence ATGAGCGAcgacgcggccgccgccgcgtcccCTTGGCCGTCGACCTCCCCCTCCCCATCCTCTGCTTCCTCATCAGGCGCCTCCCCGTCGCCTTCCTCCCCGCGCACCAAGCGCCGCCGCACCGACCGGTACGCTCTCGGGTTCGAGTTCGCCCCGCGGCTCGCGCCCTACGAGCTCCCTGAGGATCCGCTCTCCGACAAGCCGAAGCGCTCCGGGCCCGAGTGGACGGAGCGCTCCACCTTCGCCCTCCTCGACGCCTGGGGTGACAGCTTCGTCCGCGCGGGGCGCAGCATCATCCGCGCCGACGAGTGGCTCGAGGTCGCCCGCCGCGTGTGTGCCGCCGCGGACCGTCCCGCGGGGTATTTCTCCGATTCGCAGTGCCGCAACCGAGTGGACACGCTTAGGAAGAAGTtcaagaaggagagggagagagcgcgtCTTGCCTCGCGCCGCTCCGGGCCCTCCCCCTCCAAATGGGTCTACTACGACAAGATGGTGTCAATTCTGTGCCCGtccccgctgccgctgccgctcccGGCCCCGGCGGccctgcctccgcctccgctgcCTCTCCAGTTGCTGCCTCTGGCTGCAAAGCGCCGCCGTGACAGGCAGCCATCGCGGCGCTTTCAGTGGGGGATGAAAGCTCCTGAGCGTCTTCTTGGTGGTGGCGGGGACGTCGTAGGTCCCAGGGTTTCAGGGTCAGGTGCGGAATTGGGTGAACAGGAACCGCAGAAAAATAGTGCTGTTCAAGTGGATCGAAATGGGTTCGTGGCTCTCACAGAGTCAATTCAGAAGTTTGAGGAGGTTTTTGTGAGGATGGAGAGTAGCAAGAGGCAGCACATGGTGGAGGTGGAGCAAATGAGGAGGGATTTGCAAAGGGACCTAGATGCAAAGTGGAGGGAGATTTTGGAGAAGGCGCAAGCAGAGATTGCTCGTCTCAgtaatgaggatgaggatgagagtGATGCGGAGGAAGATGGGGATGTTGGCGATGGTAAGAGGTTGGAGGATGGTGGTGATGAGCAAAACAATGGTGCCGTGGATGCTTCTCCTTAG